A genome region from Prionailurus viverrinus isolate Anna chromosome A3, UM_Priviv_1.0, whole genome shotgun sequence includes the following:
- the LOC125162608 gene encoding PR domain zinc finger protein 14-like translates to MEKEVQGTRCPLSTVPVSPRSRAWLQCRRQIPYESCKDICQNQEFLVWYGDCYGKFLDIPLSLSLTEQRKQVPGPSEESAEGYRCERCGKVFTYKYYRDKHLKHTPCVDKGDRKFPCSVCKRSFEKWDQLRIPVLHVHEKHQPHKCSTCGKCFSQSSSLNKHTRIHSGDRPSQCAYCTKRFTASNILCTYIRQRSGKALQMQALW, encoded by the coding sequence ATGGAAAAGGAGGTGCAGGGAACTAGATGTCCTCTGTCAACTGTGCCTGTTTCCCCAAGGAGCAGAGCCTGGTTGCAATGTCGAAGGCAGATACCTTATGAGAGCTGCAAGGATATCTGCCAGAACCAAGAGTTCCTTGTGTGGTATGGAGACTGCTATGGAAAGTTTTTGGACATTCCCCTGAGCCTTTCGCTCACAGAACAGAGGAAGCAGGTGCCTGGGCCCTCTGAAGAGTCTGCAGAAGGCTACAGGTGTGAAAGATGTGGAAAAGTATTTACCTACAAATATTACAGAGATAAGCACCTCAAGCACACCCCTTGTGTGGACAAGGGTGATAGGAAATTTCCCTGCTCTGTCTGCAAACGATCCTTTGAGAAGTGGGACCAGCTCCGGATCCCTGTCCTGCACGTTCACGAGAAGCACCAGCCTCACAAGTGTTCTACATGTGGGAAATGCTTCTCTCAGTCTTCCAGCCTAAACAAACACACGAGAATCCACTCTGGAGACAGACCATCCCAGTGTGCATATTGCACAAAGAGGTTCACTGCCTCTAACATCCTCTGCACATATATCAGGCAACGCTCGGGAAAAGCCCTTCAAATGCAAGCACTCTGGTAA